One segment of Carya illinoinensis cultivar Pawnee chromosome 1, C.illinoinensisPawnee_v1, whole genome shotgun sequence DNA contains the following:
- the LOC122312546 gene encoding soluble inorganic pyrophosphatase 1, whose protein sequence is MSDEAHEIEAKENHVQRSVPRLNERILSSLSRRSVAAHPWHDLEIGPGAPNIFNCVVEITKGSKVKYELDKKTGLIKVDRILYSSVVYPHNYGFIPRTLCEDNDPLDVLVLMQEPVLPGCFLRARAIGLMPMIDQGEKDDKIIAVCADDPEYKHYTDIKELAPHRLSEIRRFFEDYKKNENKEVAVNDFLPSTTAIEAIQYSMDLYAEYILHTLRR, encoded by the exons ATGAGTGACGAGGCACATGAAATTGAAGCTAAAGAAAACCATGTTCAACGTTCAGTTCCCCGATTGAATGAGAGAATCCTTTCATCTTTGTCAAGGAGATCAGTTGCTGCACACCCTTGGCATGATCTCGAGATTG GACCTGGAGCACCTAATATTTTCAACTGT GTTGTTGAGATCACAAAGGGAAGTAAGGTGAAATATGAGCTTGACAAGAAGACAGGACTAATTAAG GTTGACCGTATTTTGTATTCATCAGTAGTATATCCTCATAACTATGGTTTCATTCCTCGCACATTGTGTGAAGACAATGATCCATTGGATGTTTTAGTTCTCATGCAg GAGCCCGTCCTTCCTGGTTGCTTTCTCCGAGCCAGAGCCATAGGACTTATGCCTATGATTGACCAG GGAGAGAAAGATGATAAGATAATTGCAGTGTGTGCTGATGATCCGGAGTATAAGCACTATACTGACATCAAAGAGCTTGCTCCTCATCGCTTGTCTGAGATCCGCCGCTTCTTTGAAGACT ACAAGAAGAATGAGAACAAAGAGGTTGCAGTCAATGACTTTTTACCTTCAACAACTGCCATTGAAGCCATCCAGTACTCAAT GGACCTCTATGCTGAGTACATTCTGCACACCTTGAGGCGATAG